In Nocardioides jishulii, the DNA window GCTGTCGACGACCATGAACTCCGCCATCGCGCCGTCGACGCCCAGGCCCGGGGAGAGCATGCCCGTGAGGCAGAGGTTCTCGGTGCCGTCGGCGCACATGGCGCAGACGCCGCACCCCCAGCAGCCGTACACGATCACGGCGTCACCGACCGCGACGCCGCTGGCCCCCGACCCCAGCTCGGCCACGATCCCGGCCGGTTCGTGGCCCAGGGTCATCGGCATGGGGTAGGGGTACCCCTCCTCCGGCATCGCCATGACGAACTCGTCGGAGTGGCACAGACCCGAGGCGGTGACGCGCAGGAGCACCTCGCCAGGGCCCGGAGAAGGTCTCTCGACGTCCACGACCTTGGGACGGGTGCCGAACGCGGTGTACTGGATGGCCTTCATAGCCGACTCCTCCGACGTGCCCCCGGCGGGTCCGCCTCTGACTTTCACGGAAGCACGAGCGACAGCTGCTGGACAACCCCTGGGCGTCTGCAGAAGTGGGGTCCGCGCACCCCGTTCCTGGCACTAGGCTTGCGCCCATGCCCGACAGTCGCTCTCCGGAGTCACACCTGCTGAGCCTCCTCGTGCACGTGCGGGACAACCAGCAGCCCGATCCCGAGGGACGGCGCCACGAGATCGTCCAGCAGGCAATGGTCCTCTTCACCCAGCTCGGTTACGGCGGCACGTCGATGCGGGCGATCGCCTCAGCGGTCGGCGTCCAGGCCGGGAGCATGTATGCCCACTTCCCGCAGGGCAAGCACCAGATCCTCTTCGAGGGTCTGCGCGACATCCTCCAGGAGTTCCTCGCGCACCTCTCAGCAACCCTCACCCCGGAGATGAGCTACCGCGAGCAGTTCGAGACTCTCGTACGCCGCCACGTGTCGTGGCAGCTCGACAACGGTTCACGGGGCCTCGCGTGGCAGGCCGCCTTCGGAGGACTCGGCGCGGCCGAGGCGCTGACAAAGGAGGAGCAGGACAACTTCCGCACCGTGCGACTGACCTACTACGGCTACGTCGAGTCACTGGTGTCCGCCCTGGGCAACCCGGACGACGCCTTCGCCCTCTCCCGCGCCGTGCT includes these proteins:
- a CDS encoding TetR/AcrR family transcriptional regulator, encoding MPDSRSPESHLLSLLVHVRDNQQPDPEGRRHEIVQQAMVLFTQLGYGGTSMRAIASAVGVQAGSMYAHFPQGKHQILFEGLRDILQEFLAHLSATLTPEMSYREQFETLVRRHVSWQLDNGSRGLAWQAAFGGLGAAEALTKEEQDNFRTVRLTYYGYVESLVSALGNPDDAFALSRAVLTLCDNANRVRPHPGATVDEVADQVVDVVNRIVRLEGAEVSAAS